A single region of the Sorghum bicolor cultivar BTx623 chromosome 9, Sorghum_bicolor_NCBIv3, whole genome shotgun sequence genome encodes:
- the LOC110430474 gene encoding uncharacterized protein LOC110430474, which produces MDPTGSASAANDDQALNAMHFISAIPKLTGQNYVLWREELDAALALAEIDLALQEPKPTEPEEPERAQNETDEAFANRKRDFAPIRAKYDLEKYKWEKSNRKCKIVIKKTITEGLRGAIPECDTAKEYLEKVKNQFTGSTKAHASTLIQKLTNMRFTGGSVREHILSMSTMAAKLEKLKMPLADGFLIHLALNSLPKEYETFVVNYNTQPEEWDLEKVIAMCVQEEERLKNANGGSVNFVKGKNKKPFYNKKAPDASTSQNKGGSTSQPKAHPKQDNQHRQEDPDRCRWCNETGHWKHDCPKFMKHCLVKGIQWRENPSKRRKTD; this is translated from the exons ATGGATCCCACTGGATCTGCATCCGCCGCCAACGACGACCAAGCACTCAATGCGATGCACTTCATCAGTGCAATCCCAAAGCTGACGGGACAGAACTATGTTCTGTGGCGCGAGGAACTTGATGCTGCTCTAGCACTTGCTGAGATAGATTTGGCTCTTCAAGAGCCAAAGCCCACTGAGCCAGAGGAGCCCGAAAGGGCTCAGAATGAGACCGATGAAGCTTTTGCAAATCGGAAGCGAGACTTTGCTCCCATCAGAGCAAAGTATGATCTTGAGAAGTACAAGTGGGAAAAGTCAAACCGCAAGTGCAAGATTGTCATCAAGAAAACCATCACAGAGGGCCTAAGAGGTGCAATCCCAGAATGTGACACAGCAAAAGAATATCTTGAGAAAGTGAAGAATCAGTTCACTGGTTCAACCAAAGCTCATGCTTCCACCCTGATCCAGAAACTCACTAACATGAGGTTCACAGGGGGGAGTGTGAGAGAGCACATTCTGAGCATGAGCACCATGGCAGCCAAGTTAGAGAAGCTAAAGATGCCCCTCGCTGATGGTTTCCTCATTCACCTAGCTCTAAACTCACTTCCTAAAGAGTATGAGACATTTGTTGTTAACTACAACACACAGCCAGAGGAGTGGGATTTAGAGAAGGTGATTGCTATGTGTGTGCAAGAGGAAGAAAGGCTCAAGAATGCAAATGGTGGTTCTGTGAACTTTGTGAAaggaaagaacaagaagccaTTCTACAACAAGAAAGCTCCAGATGCCTCCACCTCCCAGAACAAGGGAGGAAGCACTTCACAGCCTAAAGCACACCCAAAGCAAGACAACCAGCACAGGCAGGAGGACCCGGATCGCTGTAGATGGTGTAATGAGACAGGGCATTGGAAGCATGACTGCCCTAAGTTCATGAAACATTGCCTAGTGAAAG GGATTCAGTGGAGGGAGAACCCTTCAAAGAGGAGAAAGACAGATTAA